One segment of Gemmatimonadota bacterium DNA contains the following:
- a CDS encoding phosphatase PAP2 family protein, which produces MPRNLGARGALLLTLATLVLPHALPGQARAEALASWSPSLSSPPEALPPPRPSTGVPRPIRWYHGLAALGAVAVLTLGDETLQDETQSHRTSGGDDLARAARRLGEFPVYAVPALGTLAAGALLGDGRVARAGGRMTAGLFTAALVTNLLKPVVGRKRPSASTDAFLFKPFSGRDAWPSGHTTMAFALAAGLGDEIGSVPVSVALYGAAGLTAWSRVNDNRHWASDVAAGALVGIASAKLMNGRWRVFGISAPGFLLEPGGVGIRAAF; this is translated from the coding sequence ATGCCGCGCAACCTCGGCGCCCGCGGCGCCCTCCTCCTCACGCTGGCCACCCTCGTGCTCCCCCATGCCCTGCCCGGCCAGGCTCGTGCGGAGGCGCTCGCCTCCTGGTCCCCAAGCCTCTCCTCGCCGCCCGAGGCGCTGCCCCCGCCGCGCCCGTCGACGGGAGTGCCCCGACCCATCCGCTGGTACCATGGCCTGGCCGCCCTGGGCGCGGTGGCGGTGCTCACGCTCGGCGATGAGACCCTCCAGGACGAGACCCAGTCCCACCGCACCTCCGGCGGGGACGACCTGGCCCGGGCCGCGCGCCGGCTGGGGGAGTTCCCGGTCTACGCCGTCCCCGCGCTCGGGACGCTGGCCGCCGGCGCTCTGCTGGGCGATGGCCGGGTGGCCCGCGCCGGTGGCCGGATGACCGCCGGGCTGTTCACCGCCGCCCTGGTGACGAACCTGCTCAAGCCCGTGGTGGGCCGGAAGCGGCCATCGGCCTCCACCGATGCCTTTCTGTTCAAGCCCTTTTCGGGTCGTGATGCGTGGCCCTCGGGTCATACCACGATGGCCTTCGCGCTCGCGGCGGGCCTGGGAGACGAGATCGGGAGCGTGCCGGTCTCGGTGGCGCTCTACGGCGCGGCCGGCCTCACCGCCTGGTCGCGGGTCAACGACAACCGGCACTGGGCCAGCGACGTGGCGGCCGGGGCGCTGGTGGGGATCGCCAGCGCCAAGCTGATGAACGGGCGGTGGCGCGTGTTCGGGATCTCGGCGCCGGGCTTCCTGCTCGAGCCGGGCGGGGTGGGAATCAGGGCGGCATTCTGA
- a CDS encoding divalent-cation tolerance protein CutA, whose product MTDLLVVSTTTPDEPLAARIAAAAVDARLAACAQVHGPLRSTFRWDGAVEQATEWCCQLKTTRAAYPALAALIRALHPYELPEIIAIPIVEGHPPYLAWIADTTSGPT is encoded by the coding sequence GTGACCGACCTTCTCGTCGTCTCCACCACCACGCCGGACGAGCCCCTCGCCGCACGCATCGCCGCCGCCGCGGTCGACGCCCGGCTGGCCGCCTGCGCCCAGGTGCACGGCCCCCTGCGGAGCACCTTCCGCTGGGACGGCGCGGTGGAGCAGGCCACCGAGTGGTGCTGTCAGCTCAAGACCACCCGGGCGGCCTACCCCGCGCTCGCGGCCCTGATCCGGGCGCTGCACCCCTATGAGCTCCCCGAGATCATCGCCATCCCCATCGTCGAGGGGCACCCGCCCTACCTCGCCTGGATCGCGGACACGACGTCCGGTCCCACCTGA
- the mgtE gene encoding magnesium transporter, which translates to MAGDADDFVAACAELLPADIAESLNDLPPDGAARVLTALPFHVAVQVLDEPMLERREELVEHLPDAAAAPLVQGLSADQQVRLFRQIKEGDRARLLHVLDAPTREQLARLMSYPPQSAGGLMTTEFLGIPSTWTALDVRQHIASVGRAKETVYAVYVLEQGTQRLVRVTSLREVIMADSGTSVMDIGEGRKPVTVTPLTDREEVARLIARYNLLAIPVLDHQGHILGIVTVDDVIDALISEQTEDVQKFGGMAAVEEPYLDTGFWELIRKRAGWLCVLFLGEMLTATAMGFFEHEISRAVVLALFIPLIISSGGNSGSQATSLVIRAMAVREVTLADWWRVALRELPTGLTLGLILGAIGLARIELVHGLGWYDYGPHHLLIGITVAAALVGVVAFGSFAGSMLPFILRRVGFDPASASAPFVATLVDVTGLVIYFSVAYLVLRGTLL; encoded by the coding sequence CTGGCCGGCGACGCCGATGACTTCGTGGCGGCGTGCGCCGAGCTGCTGCCGGCGGACATCGCCGAGTCGCTGAACGACCTTCCCCCCGACGGCGCCGCCCGGGTGCTCACCGCACTGCCCTTCCATGTGGCGGTGCAGGTACTCGATGAGCCGATGCTCGAGCGCCGCGAGGAGCTGGTGGAGCACCTCCCCGACGCGGCCGCCGCGCCACTGGTCCAGGGACTCTCCGCCGACCAGCAGGTCCGGCTCTTCCGGCAGATCAAGGAAGGCGACCGCGCCCGGCTGCTGCACGTGCTCGATGCGCCGACCCGCGAGCAGCTGGCCCGGCTGATGAGCTACCCGCCCCAGAGCGCCGGTGGCCTGATGACCACGGAGTTCCTGGGCATCCCGTCCACCTGGACCGCGCTCGACGTGCGCCAGCACATCGCGAGCGTGGGGCGCGCCAAGGAGACGGTGTACGCGGTCTATGTGCTGGAGCAGGGCACCCAGCGCCTGGTGCGGGTCACCAGCCTGCGCGAGGTGATCATGGCCGACTCCGGCACCTCGGTCATGGACATCGGCGAGGGCCGGAAGCCCGTCACCGTCACCCCCCTCACCGACCGCGAGGAGGTGGCGCGCCTGATCGCGCGCTACAACCTGCTCGCCATCCCCGTCCTCGACCACCAGGGCCACATCCTCGGCATCGTCACGGTGGACGACGTCATCGACGCGCTCATCAGCGAGCAGACCGAGGACGTGCAGAAGTTCGGCGGCATGGCCGCCGTGGAGGAGCCCTACCTCGACACCGGGTTCTGGGAGTTGATCCGGAAGCGGGCCGGCTGGCTCTGCGTCCTGTTCCTGGGCGAGATGCTCACCGCCACCGCCATGGGCTTCTTCGAGCACGAGATCAGCCGCGCCGTGGTGCTGGCGCTGTTCATCCCGCTCATCATCAGCTCCGGCGGCAACTCCGGCAGCCAGGCCACCAGCCTCGTGATCCGCGCCATGGCCGTGCGAGAAGTCACCCTCGCCGACTGGTGGCGCGTGGCCCTTCGGGAGCTCCCCACCGGACTCACCCTCGGCCTGATACTCGGGGCCATCGGCCTCGCCCGGATCGAACTGGTCCACGGGCTCGGCTGGTACGACTACGGTCCCCACCACCTGCTCATCGGGATCACGGTGGCGGCCGCGCTCGTCGGCGTGGTGGCGTTCGGTTCGTTCGCCGGCTCGATGCTACCCTTCATCCTGCGGAGAGTAGGATTCGACCCGGCGAGCGCCTCGGCGCCCTTCGTGGCCACCCTGGTGGACGTGACCGGGCTGGTGATCTACTTCTCTGTGGCGTACCTGGTGCTGCGGGGGACGCTGCTATAA
- a CDS encoding YIP1 family protein, translating to MTERPVGAPSLFEDLLDVLYQPAAVFERRRDTAAFGLALLVVTLLIVGLSFAFKGVMEPIFDVEFKRGMVQAMKQNPQLTPEMMEQGKGFAKKFMVVGIGLYALLTPLLLGLVAWFVGKLFGAKADPAQAMMVATYAMVPRVLESVIGAVQILVLPESSITSRYSISFGVARFLDVDALSPMVLALVGRLDLFTLWVTAIFAIGVAVLGRIPLARALVVGILVWCVGALPAIWGALRAS from the coding sequence ATGACCGAACGCCCCGTCGGCGCACCGTCCCTGTTCGAGGACCTGCTGGATGTACTCTACCAGCCCGCCGCGGTCTTCGAGCGCCGGCGGGACACGGCCGCCTTCGGGCTGGCGCTGCTGGTGGTCACGCTCCTGATCGTGGGGCTCAGCTTCGCGTTCAAGGGCGTGATGGAGCCGATCTTCGACGTGGAGTTCAAGCGCGGCATGGTGCAGGCCATGAAGCAGAACCCCCAGCTCACCCCGGAGATGATGGAGCAGGGCAAGGGCTTCGCCAAGAAGTTCATGGTGGTGGGTATCGGGCTGTACGCGCTGCTCACCCCCCTGCTGCTCGGGCTGGTGGCCTGGTTCGTCGGCAAGCTGTTCGGGGCCAAGGCCGATCCCGCCCAGGCCATGATGGTCGCGACCTATGCCATGGTCCCACGGGTGCTGGAGTCGGTGATCGGCGCGGTGCAGATCCTGGTGCTGCCCGAGTCGAGCATCACGTCGCGCTACAGCATCTCCTTCGGCGTCGCCCGTTTCCTCGACGTGGATGCCTTGAGCCCGATGGTGCTGGCGCTGGTGGGACGGCTGGACCTCTTCACCCTCTGGGTGACCGCGATCTTTGCCATCGGCGTGGCGGTGCTGGGGCGCATCCCGCTGGCGCGCGCGCTGGTCGTCGGCATCCTGGTCTGGTGCGTCGGGGCCCTCCCGGCCATCTGGGGTGCCCTGCGGGCGAGCTGA